From a single Acetonema longum DSM 6540 genomic region:
- a CDS encoding ACT domain-containing protein encodes MKQTVSILLRKQEGGVVRLAGMLYRRGYEIEHLLVAPDRQANHMRVVATVCCDRFGPGQLLRQVGKLMDVVTAEVL; translated from the coding sequence ATGAAACAAACTGTTTCGATTTTGCTGCGCAAACAAGAGGGAGGTGTGGTACGGCTGGCAGGGATGCTATACCGGCGTGGTTATGAAATTGAACATTTATTGGTGGCGCCGGACCGGCAGGCGAATCATATGAGAGTCGTGGCTACTGTTTGCTGCGACCGGTTCGGGCCCGGTCAACTGCTGCGGCAGGTAGGGAAATTGATGGATGTCGTCACGGCGGAAGTTTTATAA
- a CDS encoding ATP-binding protein, which produces MPQSYLIYQMARDENIFSVTVQKNRGRIGAGLRQAVLHDLAVLQNFLHTDLAELGKAHGIDDFTPTQVDPWQDFACLRDFLLASAQHSPDALADKLIEYYTLHGCGKMAGFAAFRLDEETGLSGVKHVDAIKLEDIVGYEYQKEVLIKNTESFLGNKPANHVLLTGARGTGKSSCVKGLVNRYFHDGLRLVEINKYQLRSLNKVIDALRSCSQKFIIFLDDISFEEAETEYKYLKSVMDGSVERQPDNAVIYATSNRRHLIRETWADREGTPDIHANDTVQEKISLSDRFGITLSFPAPNQEEYLRIVQELAKRHSLALSTDTLKQQALQWELSRPGRSGRAAQQFIRHILGTCPEETGKKLF; this is translated from the coding sequence TTGCCGCAAAGTTATCTTATCTATCAGATGGCCAGGGATGAAAACATTTTTAGCGTCACGGTCCAGAAAAATCGCGGCAGGATCGGTGCGGGGCTTCGCCAGGCCGTGCTGCATGATCTGGCGGTGCTGCAAAACTTCTTACATACCGACTTGGCTGAGTTGGGCAAGGCTCATGGCATCGATGATTTCACGCCTACCCAGGTTGACCCCTGGCAGGATTTTGCCTGCCTTCGTGATTTTCTGCTGGCGTCGGCGCAGCATTCCCCTGACGCATTGGCTGACAAACTGATCGAATATTACACCCTGCACGGCTGCGGTAAAATGGCCGGTTTCGCGGCTTTTCGGCTGGATGAGGAAACCGGCCTTTCAGGCGTCAAACACGTGGATGCGATTAAACTGGAAGACATTGTTGGCTATGAATATCAAAAAGAAGTCCTGATCAAAAACACCGAATCTTTCCTGGGCAATAAGCCGGCCAATCATGTTCTTCTGACAGGCGCCCGGGGCACAGGCAAATCCTCCTGCGTCAAAGGCTTGGTAAACCGCTATTTTCATGACGGATTAAGATTGGTGGAAATCAATAAATATCAGCTGCGAAGCCTGAATAAAGTCATTGATGCCTTACGCAGTTGCAGCCAAAAATTTATCATTTTCCTGGATGACATCTCTTTCGAGGAAGCGGAAACCGAATACAAATACCTAAAATCCGTTATGGACGGCAGCGTTGAGCGTCAACCGGACAATGCGGTCATTTACGCTACTTCCAACCGCCGTCATCTCATCCGGGAGACTTGGGCCGACCGGGAAGGAACCCCGGACATTCATGCCAACGATACAGTTCAGGAAAAGATATCCTTATCTGACCGGTTCGGCATCACCTTAAGCTTCCCGGCCCCCAATCAGGAGGAATATCTGCGCATCGTCCAGGAACTGGCCAAAAGGCATTCCCTGGCTTTATCAACAGATACACTTAAACAGCAGGCTCTGCAATGGGAACTGTCTCGCCCCGGGCGCTCGGGTCGGGCAGCGCAGCAGTTTATCAGGCATATCTTAGGAACCTGTCCGGAGGAAACCGGAAAAAAACTATTCTAG
- a CDS encoding L-cystine transporter: MNQTVAICINLIGMLALVCILWHMQRKHYSFATRVLTALGFGIIFGFILQSVYGANSAIIKESNSWFNVIGSGYVRLLKMIVIPLILVSITSAITNLQDTKVLGKTGALIIGVLIATTAVAAAVGAGYSLAFGLDAGSIQVGEAEMGAQANVAKRMSAFTAKPIPQQLIEIIPDNPFYAFTGQGSSATLGTVFFASFLGIAVLGIKKKKPESAELFCKIITAAHDVVMRMVALVLRLTPYGVMALMTGFISRSNFGAMMNLVEFIIVSYLSLITMFIIHLLILAFTGFNPLTYVKKAVPVLTFAFTSRTSAGTMPLTIRTLQEKMGVSEASANLSASFGTCIGQNGCAGVYPAMLAVMAAPAVGINPLELGFLVKLIIVVAIGSFGIAGVGGGATFAALVVLSTMGLPIGLAGLLIAIEPLIDMGRTALNVSDSMVAGLVTSKATGEANMEVYNQVLAEEEAV, translated from the coding sequence GTGAACCAAACGGTAGCAATTTGTATTAACCTCATTGGCATGTTAGCCTTAGTATGTATCTTGTGGCACATGCAGCGCAAGCATTATAGCTTTGCAACGCGGGTGCTGACAGCCCTGGGTTTCGGCATTATTTTCGGTTTTATTCTCCAGAGCGTGTATGGGGCAAATTCTGCGATTATTAAAGAATCCAACAGCTGGTTTAACGTCATTGGCTCGGGCTATGTCCGGCTCTTGAAGATGATCGTCATACCGCTGATTTTAGTATCAATCACCAGCGCTATCACCAATCTGCAGGATACCAAGGTTTTAGGCAAAACCGGGGCCTTGATTATCGGCGTGCTGATTGCCACTACCGCTGTTGCGGCGGCAGTAGGCGCAGGGTACTCTCTGGCCTTTGGGCTGGATGCCGGCAGTATTCAGGTGGGTGAAGCCGAGATGGGGGCGCAGGCCAATGTGGCAAAGAGAATGAGCGCTTTCACCGCTAAACCGATCCCGCAGCAGTTGATCGAGATTATTCCCGACAATCCCTTTTATGCCTTTACCGGACAAGGCAGCAGCGCCACCCTGGGGACGGTATTTTTTGCCTCCTTTCTTGGCATTGCCGTGTTAGGCATAAAAAAGAAGAAACCTGAATCCGCCGAACTGTTCTGCAAGATCATCACCGCCGCCCACGACGTGGTCATGCGCATGGTGGCGCTGGTGCTGCGCCTGACTCCCTACGGAGTGATGGCCTTAATGACCGGCTTTATCTCCCGGAGCAATTTCGGGGCCATGATGAACCTCGTAGAATTTATCATTGTTTCTTACCTGTCCCTGATCACCATGTTTATCATCCACCTGCTGATCCTGGCCTTTACCGGCTTTAATCCCCTGACCTATGTGAAAAAAGCCGTGCCGGTTTTGACCTTTGCCTTTACTTCCCGAACCAGCGCCGGTACGATGCCTCTCACCATCCGGACTCTGCAGGAAAAAATGGGCGTATCCGAAGCCAGCGCAAACTTATCGGCCTCTTTTGGCACCTGCATTGGCCAAAACGGCTGCGCCGGAGTGTATCCGGCCATGCTGGCTGTTATGGCGGCGCCGGCTGTCGGCATCAATCCTTTGGAACTGGGCTTTTTAGTCAAGCTGATCATTGTAGTAGCCATTGGCTCTTTCGGCATTGCCGGCGTAGGCGGCGGGGCTACCTTTGCCGCCCTGGTAGTACTGTCCACCATGGGCCTGCCCATTGGGCTGGCCGGCCTGCTGATTGCCATTGAACCTTTGATTGACATGGGGCGTACGGCGCTGAACGTCAGCGATTCCATGGTGGCTGGTTTAGTGACCAGTAAAGCGACAGGCGAAGCCAACATGGAGGTTTATAATCAGGTTTTGGCGGAAGAAGAAGCAGTCTAA
- a CDS encoding CoA-disulfide reductase: MKIVIVGAEAAGASAAAKAKRLAPEAEIIVYEQSEIVSFGACGLPYFLANHFDDTGYMISRTVSQFARSGITVKTNHQVLAVDPAVRVLTVRNLHTGEQETRFYDRLMIATGAAPIKPPIENLHRKNVFTLKTMEDGLAVKQAAQSQTVKNVVIVGAGFIGLEVAEAMMHLGKDVRLIQLDERIMADVFDREITEVLEKEIIAAGISLHLQETVKAVTGAEQAAGVLTDKGEYPADLVIVAAGVKPNTAFLQNTGLAMLKNGAIIIDQSGRTNLPDIYAAGDCATVPHRITGENAYIPLATTANKIGRIVGENLAGKDSQFPGTLGSAAVRVLEAEAGRTGITEKDAVKAGIPYGSVFIKDKNHSNYLPGQSDIFVKLIYHKETRKLLGGQTAGRYGAAFRANVLATAVWNGMTIEELGMLDLFYAPPFSRPWDVLNIAANAVKE; this comes from the coding sequence ATGAAAATTGTCATTGTCGGAGCGGAAGCAGCCGGAGCCAGTGCTGCAGCCAAAGCGAAGCGGCTGGCGCCGGAAGCGGAAATCATTGTCTATGAACAGTCGGAGATTGTCTCCTTTGGCGCTTGCGGCTTGCCGTATTTTCTCGCCAATCATTTCGATGATACCGGCTATATGATATCCCGGACCGTATCTCAGTTTGCCCGAAGCGGCATTACTGTCAAGACAAATCATCAAGTGCTGGCGGTGGACCCGGCGGTCAGAGTCCTCACGGTCCGGAATCTCCACACCGGAGAGCAGGAAACCCGATTCTATGACCGGCTCATGATCGCCACCGGCGCGGCTCCTATCAAACCGCCGATAGAAAACCTGCATCGAAAGAATGTTTTTACCCTGAAGACCATGGAGGATGGCCTGGCTGTGAAGCAGGCCGCCCAGTCTCAGACCGTTAAAAACGTAGTGATCGTAGGCGCCGGCTTTATCGGCCTGGAAGTTGCTGAAGCGATGATGCATCTGGGGAAAGACGTCAGGCTGATTCAGCTGGATGAGCGGATCATGGCCGATGTGTTTGACCGGGAAATAACCGAAGTGTTGGAAAAAGAGATCATCGCCGCCGGAATCAGCCTGCATCTGCAGGAAACCGTGAAGGCGGTCACCGGAGCGGAGCAAGCCGCCGGCGTCTTGACGGATAAAGGAGAATATCCGGCGGATCTGGTGATTGTGGCGGCTGGGGTCAAACCCAATACTGCCTTTTTGCAGAACACAGGTCTGGCCATGCTGAAAAACGGCGCCATTATCATCGACCAGTCCGGACGCACCAACCTTCCCGATATTTACGCCGCTGGCGACTGCGCCACCGTTCCTCACCGCATCACAGGAGAGAATGCGTACATTCCTTTAGCCACCACCGCCAATAAAATCGGCAGGATCGTGGGGGAAAACCTGGCGGGCAAAGACAGTCAATTCCCCGGAACTCTGGGCAGCGCTGCGGTCCGAGTGCTGGAAGCCGAAGCCGGCCGCACCGGTATAACGGAAAAAGATGCGGTGAAAGCCGGAATCCCTTATGGAAGCGTCTTTATCAAAGACAAAAACCACAGCAACTATCTGCCGGGCCAGTCTGACATTTTCGTGAAATTAATTTACCACAAGGAAACCCGAAAATTGCTGGGGGGCCAGACAGCCGGCCGTTACGGCGCGGCCTTTCGGGCCAATGTTCTGGCTACAGCGGTATGGAACGGCATGACCATAGAAGAACTGGGAATGCTGGATCTCTTCTACGCGCCGCCTTTTTCCCGGCCCTGGGATGTTTTGAATATCGCTGCCAATGCGGTGAAGGAATAA
- a CDS encoding DUF6882 domain-containing protein, producing MPFNKNMQDFMVQSMEGLRLQQQAHSEAWGLDRVERWDVDLESGTISFSFKDGTVAIAPVQVVGTYNPEDSTFLWGWDHPSIPEAVAEHAKQVLTFGREHHIENFMTRKVTCTEAEAWEFTAVAVRLAGANGGYRGDAGGPLVYMTFGEVRLQRQKE from the coding sequence ATGCCGTTCAATAAAAATATGCAGGATTTTATGGTACAAAGCATGGAGGGTCTTAGACTCCAGCAGCAGGCACACAGTGAGGCTTGGGGGTTGGATAGGGTGGAGCGATGGGATGTGGACCTGGAATCGGGGACAATCAGCTTTAGTTTTAAGGATGGTACTGTTGCTATTGCTCCTGTGCAGGTAGTGGGAACCTACAATCCAGAAGACAGCACATTTCTCTGGGGCTGGGATCACCCATCAATACCCGAAGCGGTAGCTGAACACGCCAAACAGGTTTTGACGTTTGGCCGGGAACACCATATTGAGAACTTCATGACCCGTAAGGTAACCTGTACCGAAGCGGAGGCATGGGAATTTACTGCCGTGGCTGTCAGGCTGGCCGGAGCTAACGGAGGATATCGGGGTGATGCGGGAGGTCCGCTTGTCTATATGACCTTTGGCGAGGTAAGGTTACAGCGACAGAAGGAATGA
- a CDS encoding sigma 54-interacting transcriptional regulator, with amino-acid sequence MVRIDRVREYVESHTSETVTAGKRPGVSAAEVALNLRIHRNDASADLNKLFRSGYIEKSGTKPVLYFSARRGQADTVPDPSKANHSEIPENKQNADERAAFSGIIGSEGSLKAQIELAKAAVVYPPSGLHTLLCGESGVGKSLMAEAMWRYAAEIRASQSQSDAKIPFVTFCCADYADNSQLLLSQLFGYVKGAFTGADEDREGFVDRARGGILFLDEIHRLPPAGQEILFMLVDKGTYRRLGETREERKAQVMLIGATSEDLASSLLTTFRRRIPVQIMLPRISERPLKERIALIAHFVKQEAIRLGLPIWISGEALQTFSYYNCPANIGELRNDLQLCCAKSYLAYLASSSDKLIVAVDVIPQRIFSMVRDKETTENSTNRIFKEGILVQPGGQPLPQALLNDYELPIDLYGFIDKKMEAYRQTRLSDAELERQVGKDLEKYFDAAVHAFLKPDIHGMPLSIVQQNIWEAANLLLNNASDKMSRKYGRKTLVALALHLQQFKERAASGRIIYNPNLKSIQAEQAKAYSIVTENIPDLTQKLGVDVPPDEIGFIAMFLVHGFDDAVKQRIGLIVVAHGRGTAQSMAEVANNLLGTDHVKAYDIPLNKSNAKTVEELQELVLSANEGKGVILLVDMGFLVTMESMLTQTTNVPLRIIPNVTTALVLEAGRRVLTTEECLEQAVDTIYDLYDEYTLTLRRRRHSLVGTKGTVLLTCSSGAGVAEKIKEILLSHFPDAGTMNFITAGAMSDVRSIAAEWGGSLRMAVGSMDPNLGTVPFIHVSELFTPEGLRYAGVLLAQGAISESQGDRNQYSEKEVFMLLAGQLNKFVKTLPLDKIKLCCEKLVEEIRDGLFEGHLSKDTVVRIYLHAACMFDRINAGDALLPPEWGEQIQADRRQEFQQLKRILCEAGAGIMVEVPDSEICYFLSILPDRHPADKNQHNN; translated from the coding sequence ATGGTAAGAATAGACAGAGTCAGGGAATATGTAGAGAGTCATACAAGCGAAACGGTAACGGCAGGCAAGCGACCCGGAGTAAGCGCCGCCGAGGTGGCGCTGAACCTGCGAATTCATCGTAACGATGCATCTGCGGACCTGAATAAACTATTCAGGTCCGGATATATCGAAAAAAGCGGTACAAAGCCGGTACTTTACTTTTCTGCCCGCAGGGGACAAGCTGATACTGTACCTGATCCATCTAAAGCTAACCATTCTGAAATCCCTGAGAATAAGCAAAATGCAGATGAGCGGGCCGCTTTTTCAGGAATCATCGGGAGCGAAGGCAGCCTTAAGGCCCAGATTGAGCTTGCAAAAGCAGCGGTGGTGTATCCGCCCAGTGGGTTGCATACCTTACTCTGCGGCGAAAGCGGCGTGGGGAAAAGCCTGATGGCAGAGGCCATGTGGCGATATGCTGCGGAAATACGGGCATCGCAAAGCCAATCCGATGCGAAGATCCCTTTTGTTACGTTTTGCTGCGCCGATTACGCGGACAATTCCCAACTGCTCCTGTCACAGCTTTTTGGCTATGTAAAAGGCGCTTTTACCGGAGCGGATGAAGACCGTGAGGGATTTGTGGACAGAGCCCGCGGCGGGATTTTGTTTCTGGACGAGATACACCGGTTGCCGCCTGCGGGTCAGGAAATATTGTTTATGCTGGTCGATAAAGGAACCTACCGAAGACTGGGCGAGACCAGGGAAGAAAGAAAGGCTCAGGTCATGCTGATTGGGGCGACGTCAGAGGATCTCGCCAGTTCGCTGCTGACGACTTTCCGCCGGCGCATCCCTGTTCAAATCATGTTGCCCAGAATCAGTGAGCGGCCACTGAAAGAAAGGATCGCATTAATCGCACATTTTGTGAAACAGGAGGCAATCCGGTTAGGTCTGCCCATTTGGATTTCGGGTGAAGCGCTGCAGACATTTTCCTATTATAACTGCCCCGCTAATATCGGGGAATTGCGCAATGATTTGCAGCTTTGCTGCGCGAAGAGTTATTTGGCGTATCTGGCGTCCTCGTCGGACAAGCTGATTGTCGCTGTTGACGTTATTCCGCAAAGAATATTTTCGATGGTTAGAGACAAAGAAACAACTGAGAATTCCACAAACCGAATTTTCAAAGAAGGAATCCTGGTCCAGCCAGGAGGCCAGCCGTTGCCTCAGGCCCTATTAAATGATTACGAATTGCCGATTGATCTTTATGGCTTTATTGATAAAAAAATGGAAGCTTACCGGCAGACGAGGCTGTCGGATGCGGAGCTTGAACGCCAGGTTGGAAAGGATTTGGAAAAATACTTTGATGCAGCGGTCCACGCATTTTTGAAGCCGGATATTCATGGGATGCCGTTAAGTATCGTTCAGCAGAATATCTGGGAAGCTGCGAATTTGTTGTTAAATAACGCATCCGATAAAATGAGCCGGAAATACGGCAGAAAAACATTGGTTGCCCTGGCGTTGCATCTGCAGCAATTTAAGGAACGGGCCGCGTCCGGACGAATTATTTATAATCCAAATCTCAAATCCATTCAGGCCGAGCAGGCTAAAGCATACAGCATCGTTACCGAAAATATTCCGGACTTGACCCAAAAACTCGGTGTTGACGTACCCCCCGATGAAATTGGATTTATTGCCATGTTTTTGGTCCATGGTTTTGATGACGCCGTAAAACAGCGAATCGGATTAATTGTTGTAGCTCATGGACGGGGGACGGCGCAAAGCATGGCGGAAGTAGCCAATAATTTATTGGGGACGGATCATGTAAAAGCTTATGATATTCCGTTGAATAAGAGTAATGCAAAAACAGTGGAAGAACTGCAGGAACTGGTCTTAAGCGCCAATGAAGGCAAGGGCGTCATTTTGCTTGTGGATATGGGCTTTTTGGTTACAATGGAGAGCATGCTGACTCAAACCACGAATGTCCCGCTTAGAATTATTCCCAACGTCACCACGGCATTGGTACTGGAGGCCGGGAGAAGGGTATTGACAACCGAGGAATGCCTTGAACAGGCAGTCGACACTATTTATGACCTGTATGACGAATACACTCTTACGCTGAGACGGCGAAGACACTCACTGGTCGGCACGAAAGGGACTGTCCTGCTTACTTGCTCCAGCGGCGCAGGGGTAGCCGAAAAGATTAAAGAAATTTTACTGAGTCATTTTCCTGATGCCGGTACCATGAATTTTATAACGGCAGGCGCGATGAGTGACGTAAGATCCATTGCGGCAGAATGGGGCGGCAGCTTGCGGATGGCTGTCGGCAGTATGGATCCGAACTTGGGAACTGTTCCGTTTATACACGTGAGTGAGCTGTTTACGCCGGAAGGGCTTAGATATGCAGGCGTTTTATTAGCGCAAGGGGCAATCAGCGAAAGTCAGGGCGACCGTAACCAGTACTCAGAAAAAGAAGTGTTTATGCTGCTTGCGGGACAGCTCAATAAATTTGTAAAAACATTGCCACTGGATAAGATCAAATTGTGTTGTGAAAAATTGGTTGAGGAAATCAGGGACGGCCTGTTTGAAGGACACCTGTCCAAAGATACGGTAGTACGAATTTATTTACATGCCGCCTGTATGTTTGACCGCATTAACGCCGGAGACGCACTGCTGCCGCCGGAATGGGGCGAGCAGATACAGGCGGACCGCCGGCAGGAATTTCAACAATTAAAAAGGATATTGTGTGAAGCAGGCGCAGGTATAATGGTAGAAGTGCCCGATTCCGAAATATGCTACTTTTTAAGTATATTGCCGGATCGGCATCCGGCCGATAAGAATCAACATAACAACTAA
- a CDS encoding Ldh family oxidoreductase: MGGQPIFSVEVLHQFIVQILVKAGMPAPDGDIAAANLLKADLWGVGTHGISRFPRYLMRLRNGTINPRPAIAIHSVLPAVLAADGDNGLGSVVAARALDAAMAKADHFGLCAAGVRRSNHFGAAGFYCDIAARRNYIAVVLTNALSAIPPWGGKEAYLGTNPIAIGLPRQGKTPVVIDLATSVVARGKIIAAARQGSSIPEGWALDKEGRPTTNAQEALAGMLLPMAGPKGYALALAIDHLCGVFTGAAFGRDVASYIGEPNQADVGHLMIVMKAGAFTGMAEYYERTERFCREIKDVAKAANVNEIYLPGEREYLLEQTLLKNGIEVVPGLLEELAAIAREYGVPLAGA, translated from the coding sequence ATGGGTGGGCAGCCAATATTTTCAGTGGAAGTACTGCATCAGTTTATAGTACAGATTCTTGTAAAGGCGGGTATGCCGGCCCCAGACGGCGATATTGCCGCTGCCAATTTGTTGAAGGCTGACCTGTGGGGTGTTGGGACCCACGGTATCAGCCGTTTTCCCAGATACCTTATGCGCCTTCGGAACGGGACCATCAATCCCCGCCCTGCCATTGCAATTCACAGCGTTCTGCCGGCTGTGCTTGCCGCGGACGGCGACAACGGGTTAGGTTCCGTGGTTGCGGCCAGGGCGCTGGACGCGGCTATGGCAAAAGCCGACCATTTTGGTTTGTGTGCTGCAGGTGTCAGAAGAAGCAATCATTTCGGGGCGGCCGGGTTTTATTGCGATATTGCGGCCAGACGAAATTACATCGCTGTCGTTTTGACGAACGCATTGTCGGCCATTCCTCCCTGGGGCGGAAAAGAAGCCTATTTGGGGACAAATCCTATAGCCATCGGACTGCCCCGGCAGGGTAAAACACCGGTAGTAATTGATTTGGCGACCAGTGTTGTCGCGCGGGGGAAAATTATTGCGGCCGCAAGGCAGGGCTCGTCTATTCCTGAAGGCTGGGCGCTGGACAAAGAGGGCCGGCCCACAACGAACGCGCAGGAGGCTTTGGCGGGGATGCTTCTGCCGATGGCCGGCCCCAAAGGTTATGCGCTGGCCCTGGCGATTGATCATTTATGCGGTGTTTTCACAGGAGCTGCTTTTGGCCGGGACGTAGCCTCATATATTGGTGAACCAAACCAAGCCGACGTGGGACATCTGATGATTGTCATGAAAGCCGGCGCATTTACCGGCATGGCGGAATATTATGAACGCACCGAACGATTCTGCCGGGAAATTAAGGATGTCGCCAAAGCCGCTAACGTTAATGAGATATATTTGCCGGGCGAGCGCGAGTATCTTTTAGAACAAACCTTACTAAAAAATGGGATCGAAGTTGTCCCCGGCCTGCTCGAAGAATTAGCGGCTATAGCCCGGGAGTATGGAGTGCCTTTGGCAGGAGCATAG
- a CDS encoding PTS system mannose/fructose/sorbose family transporter subunit IID: MADNSVKDISLTSRDIHMATLRWWLMSHMAYNYQRMQAGGFASMMGPLLKKLYPDRPEEVIAGLKRHMMFFNTEPRWGAVIHGITIALEEQKAKGEDISEETIVDLKSSLMGPLAGIGDTISGALYKPVLLGICLGWAAQGSLLGPLLFTIGMLGYDFTITRLAVRKGYQLGTSAVTTILAGGLFEKLTTFFSIMGLFVLGIMVCKFITVDVAFAPVIAGKPVAFKTLLDQIVPKALPLAITLISWRAIMKGYRVINVLLCLFAFALAGGALGIIQ; the protein is encoded by the coding sequence ATGGCTGACAACTCTGTGAAGGATATTAGCCTGACCAGCAGAGATATTCATATGGCCACGCTGCGGTGGTGGCTTATGAGCCACATGGCCTACAACTATCAACGGATGCAGGCCGGTGGTTTTGCTTCGATGATGGGCCCCCTGCTTAAAAAATTATATCCGGACAGACCGGAGGAAGTCATTGCCGGCTTAAAGCGGCATATGATGTTTTTTAATACTGAGCCCCGCTGGGGAGCAGTAATTCATGGCATTACCATTGCCTTGGAAGAACAAAAGGCCAAGGGAGAAGATATATCAGAGGAAACGATTGTTGATTTAAAAAGCTCACTGATGGGGCCGCTGGCCGGGATCGGGGATACCATATCCGGAGCTTTGTATAAACCTGTATTACTGGGTATTTGTCTTGGCTGGGCAGCTCAGGGCAGTCTTTTGGGACCGCTGCTTTTTACCATTGGCATGCTGGGCTATGATTTTACCATTACCAGGCTTGCCGTCAGAAAAGGGTATCAATTGGGCACATCGGCTGTAACGACGATACTGGCGGGCGGTTTATTTGAGAAATTAACAACCTTTTTTTCCATCATGGGTCTATTTGTTTTAGGAATCATGGTCTGCAAATTTATCACCGTTGATGTGGCTTTTGCACCGGTTATAGCGGGTAAGCCGGTGGCTTTCAAAACGCTGCTTGACCAGATCGTGCCTAAAGCATTGCCGTTAGCCATAACCTTGATTAGCTGGCGGGCGATCATGAAAGGGTATCGTGTCATTAACGTACTTCTGTGCCTGTTCGCTTTTGCACTGGCAGGTGGGGCTTTAGGCATCATCCAATAA
- a CDS encoding PTS mannose/fructose/sorbose/N-acetylgalactosamine transporter subunit IIC → MIQAVLVGVLAWMQSSSNPLGWWLIREPLMAGFWVGLIYGKPVEGLIIGAAINVAFLGWNSTGGANPSDLYSAGLLGTAVAIQSNISIEQAVVIAVSLGVIGNYAWIMFMSVNSMWPSLQDKYAEKGDVRGIMLIQAIPSQLVVILVRGIPAFLAALYGPSMIEGLLASVPAWGIAGFNTVGKVLPAVGIAMLLKYMARKDLLVFFGIGFATSAYTGMNNLLYAAFLGAAMGYIYISLQPEVKAETGEEDEI, encoded by the coding sequence ATGATTCAGGCTGTTTTAGTAGGAGTGCTGGCTTGGATGCAAAGTTCATCCAATCCTCTGGGGTGGTGGCTGATCAGGGAGCCGTTAATGGCGGGATTCTGGGTAGGACTGATTTACGGAAAACCAGTTGAGGGATTGATTATCGGGGCCGCCATCAATGTAGCCTTTTTAGGCTGGAACAGCACCGGGGGCGCTAATCCGTCGGATCTCTATTCAGCAGGGCTCTTGGGAACGGCAGTGGCGATACAGAGCAATATCAGCATTGAACAGGCAGTAGTCATTGCCGTTTCTCTGGGGGTTATCGGCAATTATGCATGGATTATGTTTATGTCTGTAAATTCGATGTGGCCTTCCCTGCAGGATAAATATGCGGAAAAAGGCGATGTGAGGGGTATTATGCTGATACAGGCTATCCCTTCACAGCTGGTTGTCATCTTAGTGAGAGGAATTCCGGCTTTTTTAGCGGCATTATATGGGCCGTCGATGATTGAAGGACTGCTGGCGTCAGTTCCGGCTTGGGGCATTGCAGGATTTAACACAGTGGGGAAAGTATTGCCGGCTGTAGGGATTGCCATGCTGTTAAAGTATATGGCGCGTAAGGATCTCCTGGTCTTTTTCGGTATCGGTTTTGCCACAAGCGCCTATACCGGTATGAATAATTTGTTGTATGCGGCCTTTCTTGGCGCCGCGATGGGCTACATTTATATTTCCTTGCAACCTGAAGTGAAAGCGGAGACCGGTGAGGAGGACGAAATATAA
- a CDS encoding PTS system mannose/fructose/N-acetylgalactosamine-transporter subunit IIB, producing the protein MAKISLVRVDFRLIHGQVVAKWLKQTQATKIIIVNSTLAKDPTMSNIYKMATPANVKCSIVDIDTFVAAWEKNQLGEGIALILFKDVGTTVQAWKKGFPLEQLQIGGLGAGPGRKAVYQNMTLNKEDAAMLKELSGGGVKVFFQATPEDKQMEFEKVDLNF; encoded by the coding sequence ATGGCTAAAATTTCTTTGGTAAGAGTGGACTTTCGCCTGATACACGGCCAGGTGGTTGCCAAATGGTTGAAACAGACCCAGGCAACTAAGATTATCATTGTAAACAGCACGTTGGCAAAAGACCCGACAATGAGCAATATTTATAAAATGGCCACACCGGCTAATGTGAAATGCAGTATCGTGGATATAGATACTTTTGTGGCGGCATGGGAGAAAAATCAGTTAGGAGAAGGTATTGCCCTGATATTATTCAAGGATGTCGGCACTACGGTCCAGGCCTGGAAAAAGGGCTTCCCGCTTGAACAACTGCAGATTGGCGGGCTTGGCGCGGGACCGGGACGCAAGGCTGTATATCAGAATATGACCCTCAATAAGGAAGATGCGGCAATGCTTAAAGAACTGAGCGGCGGAGGAGTAAAGGTATTCTTTCAGGCAACTCCGGAGGACAAGCAGATGGAATTTGAAAAAGTCGATCTAAATTTCTAA